In Toxoplasma gondii ME49 chromosome V, whole genome shotgun sequence, the DNA window GTCCAACTGAGAGGACCGGTCTGTCTAAGCGTATCTGTTCGGAAGGCGACAGTTCCCCATCTCCACGGACCTTTATCCCTGACATGTACACAAAAGGTAACTATATATAAACGGGAGTACACATATGAACACACATAGATAAACAAGTACATAAAGGTATTCACACATACATATCGTATATAGACGGTCGCGTATGCACGTTGAAATCCACACACCTGTCCCCATTTCCATATCTCCCTGCACTGCAGATATGTCCGCGTGAAGCGTGTACATGCTCGCCTTTCGCTCTTGCTTGACAGTGCTTGAGgatctgctttttcttcaggGCGTCTGTTGGGTCGTCGCCTCGAGCTCGCAGATCTTCAGGTTTTGGACTCGCGAATTGGAGAGAGAATGAAGTTGACAACTCGCAGCAGCGGCTGGGTGAAGTTCACCGTGGACGTCGTCATGAGAAACTTTGAGCTCCACGGCCTCTCCACGAGTTCCGCTTTCCCGGCGATGGTCTCTCTGAttctgccttctccagaCGCGccgcttgcttctcttcgttctccagCTTCTGCCGGCACTCTCCCTTCTGTCGGGCCGCCGAAAACAGGTTTGGTCTCCAACTCGAACGGCGACGGATGCGCGGgactgctgcatgcgcctccagagtctcggggtgcatgcagcgggtCCCCAGCTAGCGGGAGGActcggcgagaagaggcaacAAAAGCAGCGCAGTCGGGcatctttgtctcctcgagttccttcAGGTCGTCCGAGAATCCGACAGCCGTCGTCGAAGCCGTCTCGGCGCGCGACCTCTTCCAGAAAGGACTCAGTTCGCTGTCAGAGCAGggtcctggaaaaaaaaacgagtgAAACGAGGAACAACATGCGACAAAAAaggagtgaagaaggaacgactgaagaaagagatacggaggcagagaaggacagaacaGAAAAGGCGATATATCcagagggaaagaagcagagagaacagacgaagaagacagagaagacgaacaagacagaaaagacgaacaagacagaaaagacgaagaagacagagaagacgaagaagacagagaagacgaagaaaggaaagaagaagcctgAGAAAAGAATAAGAGAGAGATAAGGAAGAAGATAAGAAAAACGTGAAGGGAACCAGGGAAGAGCAAACcagaggggaggaagacgaacgacacagagggaacaaagaagaaaaggagaggcagaagacaagTTCAGGATGAAGAGGAGCGGCacggagaggggaagaggagaataTGCGAGACAGGCAGACAAAGAGAGCAAACAAGAAAACATATCAGCATTGAGGACGAACCGATTGACGTCGAAAAGCACaagtttctgttttttcatgTGGAGGGAGACTCACCTCGAGTTGAGTCCTCAACTTGCCTCAAGCCTTTCAATGCAACCTTTCCTTGACAAAAGATGAGTGACTGTCCAGTTGAATAAGACAGCGTTTGCTTCGCCGTTGGCTCGTGTTTGCGGCGGGAAAACCTGGAAGTTCTTgtctttcccttttcttccttcatTCTCTTCGACTCGAGGCCATCAGTCacttttctcgcgtctcgtgcttctcgtttcttctccaagGCCTTCTTCAACTCCCATTTGCAttctgaagagaaaggacgactctcgctctcgccgtcgctgcaCAGAAAACCGACCGTGGTGATCCACAGTTTTACGCCTGAAAACCGTTGTTTCTCAAAgagtctctgtctgctcgACGAGTCTCAGGAACTCCACGAAGGACTTTTCGCGGACTTCCAAGAGCCAGTGTCGAAGCTCGCaggggcagagagagagcagaactTCACTCGCGTCTCCCACAAtccgacgcatgcgcggcaGAGAAGTAATTTCCAACACACTGCCTCGCGCGGCACTCCCTGCCGCGGCAAACTCTGCAGGAAGCCcggggaagagacgcgaggcgagagaagaaagagacaccgaagacGAGCAGGGtgacgtggaagaagaaaaggaagaagcagcggaagcagcgcaagcagaggaagaacgtgaacatgaggaagaggacgaagacacGACAAACGAtgagggagacagggaaccGAACCTGGCCGACTGGTGCAGGCGGACTGTTTGACTCGACTCTGTACTTgttcccttctctgctgcatcaGACTCCTCAGGTCCTGCATGCTCGTCACTTGCTgtgcaagagaaagaacagccCTCAGCAGACAAAGACAACTGACGTCTTGCGTCCACCGCAgaagtctcttcttccgccgtTGTCTCCAAGGCAGCATACGAGTTGCTCGCTTCTTGTTCCCgactctcttttctgcctaTTCGCTCCTCCgactttcctctctcgtgaactctctcctcttgctccCTCTTCACTCCACATTCGCTTCCCCGTgcgcctccttctgctcgtGAGCGAAgtctcttctcgacttctcccCTGCGTCGCTCTGCTCCGGGCGCCAGACTCTCGCCTGCACGGTCTCTTCGTCCAACCGCGTTTTCGAACAATTCTGTGAACCAAGAATCGAGAAACATCTTCTGCCGTTCCGTCGCCTCGTACGAGGCGTCCAGACAGCTGCCGCTGTTGATGCAAAAGACCTGGCCGTCTGGCTCGTTCcagtcgtcttctttcttcttctcacatgcgcttctgtgtttccccAGTCGCTGCTGCGTCCGCGGAGTGTCTGAGCTTCCAGCCGGTCTCCCCTCATCTCCCGGCTTTCCGCTGTCGACTCCAACTCCCGCTGTGCCTCCTTCGAAGCTCTCGCCAGCGCGTTCTCCCCCCTGCTGAGCTTCCTTCCCGAGTTTCTTGCTTCTGAACAAACGCCGCActttcactgcatgcgcatgcagcagcgcAGGCCAGTCGGTGGAGGCGGTGCTGAAGGATGTGCCGACGAAGACCAGCGATGGGAGACGGTCTCGAGGATCTACAGAAAgtgcaggagagacaggagaagagacaggagaagagacaggagaagagacaggagacacgtGGGTCGCCGGAACGCGAGTTTGTGTCTCAAGGTCTTGATTGcgctgtgtttttctcgaaGACGAGCAGGTTTTCTCTGGTgccgtctttccttcttccgaAGCTACCTCGACATCGCTTTCCCCATAGCTCGACTCGCGGGGATTTGTGTCCGGCCCAGCTGTTGCGTTGCGCAGCTCTACGTTGCTCTCCAGCTTCGCTTTTCCAGCCGAAGGGAGcgacgagcgagaagagtcTCTGAGTCGTGCGGCGGCACTGtcctttcttgttttctccgcgtcgttcgcgtcttcttcgagtcCCCGCTCCATTTCGTTGCCCCCGCCTGCGAGTCGTATCACGccgccgaggaagaggaaggcatGTCGAAGAGCTGCAGGACTCTCGAACGCACTGTGGggcggaagaaagagagactcgtCAAACCACAGACACatggggagacagagagaagagcatgCGGGACACAGcggcaggagaaggaagtcgctgtctcctcccgccttcgaagaaggcgacgcgcggCCGGCGAGGGACGAGAAAGCAGGCAAaactgagagagaagaagaaggaagaaagggagaagcgtCGACAACAGACGCTCCCGACTGAGGGGAGAGGCCGGCAGGCCCGACCGCCGCATCAGGAGCACCTGGCTCTCCTGAGGCTCTCAGcagactgtctcctccacagGCTTCTACGTTGGAACGCGTCTGCTCCCGTgtgtttctcgcttcttcgcttcccccAGACCGCTCGCCGAACGCGGCCTTCCTCCGGCTTCCCGGCCCCGTCTCGTCTGGGGTGTATGGACACCAGACGACCTGCGTCTCGtcgagagacagccgaaagCGGAAGGGACAGAGTGCGCCTTCGCGTTCCACTTCTGGTGGTGCCAGCATGCgctgttgtttttctgtcgcttgtGAGTtcggcgaggaggcgcacGACGCAGTCcacttttcgttttctctcctctctctctctgtccctcctCCTCGCGCGACTCCAACACCGAATCGTTCCTTGTGGCCTGCGGTCGACGCGAGCAcacgagacgaaggaagcaCCCCTGAGCATCTGTAGCTGTACATCGACCCGTGGAGCTCGTAAaggttcttttcttcttccccttctttcgGCTGTCCGTCGACGGAGCATGTCTCACTCATTCGCCACCATCCGCCCTTAGCTGCAAGTCCCCTCCACATCTCTTCGCGAACTCTtgaacgacgcagagacgcatccgctgtctcctcttgttctgcctgcctccgtttctccctctctcccgcttcctgcttccccttctcactgtctccctctttctgcctctgcttctcctctgccgcctGCCTCTGTGCGGCGGCCTCGCCGTTCGCAGTTTGGAGGTGCGTTTCGCGCTCGAGCGCCTTCTGCGCGACTTGCGTCTTCAGCGCGTCTCGCAGAATCGAGCGAGCAACGTGATGCATGCGGTCCACGTTCTGGGTGAAGAGGAGCACAGTCGccggacgcgagagaagaaggaaggcgaggacgaagtGCCCCGCCGAGGGGAAGGCGCGCCGAAACAGCCGCGGGTCATGCGCGCGGAACCAAAACGCGGAGAACCTGGCAGACAGACAAGCGAATCGAAGCAGCGAGTCGAGGCCGCGGCGAGCGCTCCGCGTCTGCCGGACAGAGACGCTTGATTCGAGAGCGCCACACGTTCTCGAGTTCAAgtgcagaggagaaaaggaggagaaaaggaagagagaaggaggagaaaaggaagagagaaggaggagaaaaggaagagagaaggaggagaaaaggaagagagaaggaggtgaaaaggaggagaggacagCGACAAAACCAAGCAAAGGACGAACGAGGACACCAGAAACCGAGGCGAAGGTAGCACGCATGAGCCCAGAGCCGCTAGACGGTATGCACCAAACGAGAGAGCGGCGCAGAGAATCGATACTCCACAGCTTTCCAAGACGCGACCATGTTTTTCACGctcccttcgtttcttcgtgtaccccgccttcttccgcgctttcctttttctaCTTCTGAGTTTCCTTTTTGTGGCcgtgcctctctctggacctcgtttcgctttcttctgcgcgCTGCCTCTTCACCCACCActgttctctttcctggAGAAAGGTGGAGAGCAGTCCCCAGGTCTCGGCCGCCGAGCCGCGCGTCCTCTTTGTTCCGGTCTTTCTCAGACGCTCGTCTCCTtgtcctcctctgtctctcttctttcccctcgccatctcttcgctcgcgtcgTCGCCCCTCCACACACAGGGAGGTGTCTCCGAGTGCGCAGACACCGCGTcgttcctcgcctcgcctcgCGAGAAGTCGGCCTCCATGCCTTCTGCGTCCTTGACGCTCGTCCCTCTGCTTCGGCCGAGTTTTCCGctcctcgccgtcctccTTCTGGAGCGACGTCTTCCAGATTCTTCGTCGGACTCGCGGCGGTAGAGCGGAATCCCACAACCTACACTGAGgcctgcagaggaagaaagggggagagaagaggcagggggaagaagtggagaggagaggcgaaggcaagagcgcgagacaagcgagaggaaagaaaaatacgaaacggagagagaaaacgagggcagagagaagagctcCAGCTCAAAGCACAGCAGCATGACGCAGCGAGAGATTTCAGAGAGACTGAGGAGGACCGAGTAAAGCGAAGGGACAGCTGGAGAAAATGGAAACATGTACAAGAAATGACACAGGACCATCGACAAGGAATACAAAGAAAACATGCACCGTGAATGAGAGAGCTCGATCACCCTGTTTAGACTGTGGACCAGACTCAAATGGTCCCTAAGACTACAAGGTGAAAGGCACAAAAAGAAGaattcgctgtttctcttgaAACGAGGTCCAAAGAGTCTCTCGAAGTTTCGCACCTGCTCCTGTGACGAAAAGGATCCTCTCTTGTTCGTCGCGCTTATTTGGAAACGCTGAAGTTGAGGCCGAGGCTGAACAGCCGAAGAGAAGCCGACGCAGAGCGTCCAGATTTCCTGAGTTTCTTGTTCGTCTTTCcatctctgtcttctctgatCTTCGAGAGTCAAAGACGAAGCCgaaccttctctctcctcttcttccctcttcttttctttccttttcttttcaccACTCTCACCTtagtgtctcctctccccatCCTCGACGGAGGGCCATGTCTCTGCAgccgtcttttttttctctctctagtgttttcctctccctcctgtcCCTCCCTTGCCCTACTTTCTTggtccttcttcgttcttgttccttcttctttctcgttctgtctAAGTCTTCAGGGCGTCGGCAGCtaggtcttcttctttttctttcagagTTGGCTGAGGAGACCgtcgctcgcctctctgtgcttcactttccttctcacagacttcgttcttccttcttcgcttcaaCGCCCCTGCTTTTCAGCTGGAGTAGGCCTTTTCCATCCGCTTCTCTtggccttcttcgccgctcCATCCCGATCTTCCCCTCGCGCTGGCTGTCCGGGTCTTCGGTCTTccctccttttttttctctgaacttcttctttttccctttaattccttccttctccactgAATTTCTTCTGTGTACGCTGAGTTCCCTCTTTGCCCTCCTGAATCTCTTGTTTCCCCGGTGaacttccttttccttcctcttcctctcgcgtccctctctcctctgttgtgtctctgctctgtctccttcaagCTTTTGGAAGCATAGTGCAGGTTGGCCACACACAACTCCGGCGCAGACGGAGGAAAATGTAAAAAGGCGAAGCCGGAGGGAACGGGAAGACTCATGTTTTTTCTGGGACAAGGAACtccgaaaaaaacgcgaggagCGCAGCGGCAGATGTGCGCATGTAGATTCGAGGTCTCTCAATAAAAAACggcgaaacgcatgcgccagCGGAGTGCCAAGACACCGGGAGATCATGCCTCTGTTTTTGAAACTTCTGTCGGAAAGGAGAGCCGACGACCCCCGAGGCGAACAgctgtcgctttttctgtttttcatgAAGAGGCTGGAGGAATtaggagaaagagacaaacgactTGGGGGGACTGCCCGCCTGCGGACCCTACCTCGTTTTCGGGGACGACAGTGAAAAGAGCTTGGTTCGTCTCCAGAAACGCTCTCTTTGAAATTTTTGTAATTTTTGTggccttcgctttctccaaATCACCTCCAGTCTTGGGAGCGCGTTTCAGACGCGCCGCCTCGCACTCAAACGGAGCTGTCCGGCCTTTTTtctgcgcctctgcttcctttcgcTGGGCTTCCACAGACTCTCGGTCTCGTTCGCAAAACAGGGCCTCACGCTGACCTCCAAGTCTTCGTTGTTCGTCGTCTCGGTGACCGAATTCCTCTTTTAGTCGcggtctctgcttttccgcCCACTggttcctcgttctcttccttcttcttcttttgttctcttcttcttctgttctctctcttcttcttcttctgttctctctcttcttcttctgttctctctcttcttcttctgttctctctcttctctgctccgtctcttctttccttgccCCCCCTACCTTCCTCCcgctttgcttctctctttctctccctttttttccgCTGTTGCCGCGATGAGTCGCTCTGTCGAGCGGAactcgtctccgtcctcaGGGGCGTATCAGATGTGGCTGGGCAACATCCCCTTCGatgcgacagaag includes these proteins:
- a CDS encoding hypothetical protein (encoded by transcript TGME49_283760) produces the protein MERRTRNSGNLDALRRLLFGCSASASTSAFPNKRDEQERILFVTGAGLSVGCGIPLYRRESDEESGRRRSRRRTARSGKLGRSRGTSVKDAEGMEADFSRGEARNDAVSAHSETPPCVWRGDDASEEMARGKKRDRGGQGDERLRKTGTKRTRGSAAETWGLLSTFLQEREQWFSAFWFRAHDPRLFRRAFPSAGHFVLAFLLLSRPATVLLFTQNVDRMHHVARSILRDALKTQVAQKALERETHLQTANGEAAAQRQAAEEKQRQKEGDSEKGKQEAGEREKRRQAEQEETADASLRRSRVREEMWRGLAAKGGWWRMSETCSVDGQPKEGEEEKNLYELHGSMYSYRCSGVLPSSRVLASTAGHKERFGVGVARGGGTERERRENEKWTASCASSPNSQATEKQQRMLAPPEVEREGALCPFRFRLSLDETQVVWCPYTPDETGPGSRRKAAFGERSGGSEEARNTREQTRSNVEACGGDSLLRASGEPGAPDAAVGPAGLSPQSGASVVDASPFLPSSSLSVLPAFSSLAGRASPSSKAGGDSDFLLLPLCPACSSLCLPMCLWFDESLFLPPHSAFESPAALRHAFLFLGGVIRLAGGGNEMERGLEEDANDAEKTRKDSAAARLRDSSRSSLPSAGKAKLESNVELRNATAGPDTNPRESSYGESDVEVASEEGKTAPEKTCSSSRKTQRNQDLETQTRVPATHVSPVSSPVSSPVSSPVSPALSVDPRDRLPSLVFVGTSFSTASTDWPALLHAHAVKVRRLFRSKKLGKEAQQGGERAGESFEGGTAGVGVDSGKPGDEGRPAGSSDTPRTQQRLGKHRSACEKKKEDDWNEPDGQVFCINSGSCLDASYEATERQKMFLDSWFTELFENAVGRRDRAGESLAPGAERRRGEVEKRLRSRAEGGARGSECGVKREQEERVHERGKSEERIGRKESREQEASNSYAALETTAEEETSAVDARRQLSLSAEGCSFSCTASDEHAGPEESDAAEKGTSTESSQTVRLHQSARFGSLSPSSFVVSSSSSSCSRSSSACAASAASSFSSSTSPCSSSVSLSSLASRLFPGLPAEFAAAGSAARGSVLEITSLPRMRRIVGDASEVLLSLCPCELRHWLLEVREKSFVEFLRLVEQTETL